Within the Thermoproteales archaeon genome, the region TTTACTTGTCGGTCTGTCTGTATTGTTTAGATATGCCAAAAATGTCTTTACAACTGTACAATTTGTCAATTTTCCTCTCGTTTTTTGCATTTTCTCCGGCTTGTTTTTTGGGAGTCGAGTCGGGTTTGCAGTTGGTTTTCTCTCATATGTTATTTCTGATTTTCTTATTTTACCCGGTGTTTGGACCTTTGTTAATTCTTTGTTGGCAGGTCTTATTGGATTGTTATGGGGAATTCTTGGAAAACGCTTTATCCGCTATAGGATTGAGTTCTTTGTATTAGTTTTTTTGAGCGTTTTCCTTTTTGATATAGCCTCTTCTGTTATTCTTTACTTAATTTTTGGTTTTAGCTTATTAGATGCTTTTGTATGGGGGGTTGTGGGCTTGTTTCTTCCGGTTTTTGGAGGGAGACTTATAGGTGTTGGTCCTATTACTGAAGCTTCTACCTCTTTTATTGTCTGTTTTTTAAGTTGGGAACTTGAAAAAAGAGGTGTCTATGTTGGTGGGGAAAAAGTTTAGCGGGTCACTGATTGGGTTATTGCTAGTATGGGCTGTTTTAGCATCCTCGATGGCAGCGTACTACTACTTTGAATATTCCAGCATGAAACGCCTATATGAAAGCTTATCAAATGCTGTTATAATCGTTAACATTGGCATAGATTATGGAAACGGAACGATACGATGGTTCAATAATAGCCTGTTTCCAGCGGGTTCTACTGTTTTATCAGCTTTAACCACACTTTGTAAAGTCGAATATACATATGGAGACTACGGAGCTTATATTA harbors:
- a CDS encoding ECF transporter S component, whose translation is MRKSLELSLTALLVGLSVLFRYAKNVFTTVQFVNFPLVFCIFSGLFFGSRVGFAVGFLSYVISDFLILPGVWTFVNSLLAGLIGLLWGILGKRFIRYRIEFFVLVFLSVFLFDIASSVILYLIFGFSLLDAFVWGVVGLFLPVFGGRLIGVGPITEASTSFIVCFLSWELEKRGVYVGGEKV
- a CDS encoding DUF4430 domain-containing protein: MGKKFSGSLIGLLLVWAVLASSMAAYYYFEYSSMKRLYESLSNAVIIVNIGIDYGNGTIRWFNNSLFPAGSTVLSALTTLCKVEYTYGDYGAYIIAIDGVKENIISKNEGYSWMWFLYNASSGRLDYGPVAADKYIISNGDTILWRYVHWKF